The following are encoded together in the Phaseolus vulgaris cultivar G19833 chromosome 9, P. vulgaris v2.0, whole genome shotgun sequence genome:
- the LOC137820274 gene encoding ABSCISIC ACID-INSENSITIVE 5-like protein 5, which yields MNFKSFGNEAGGDGGGRPPGNFSLTRQSSVYSLTFDEFMNTMGGSGKDFGSMNMDELLKNIWTAEEVQTMASAGVAADDGGAGISHLQRQGSLTLPRTLSQKTVDEVWKDISKDYGGHGEPNLAQTPRQPTLREMTLEEFLVRAGVVREDAKPNDGVFMDLARAGNNNGLGFEFQQMNKVAAATGLMGNRLNNDPLVGLQSSANLPLNVNGVRSSSQQPQMQSPQSQQQHHQQQIFPKQSAMSYAVAQMPQGMVRGGIVGLGGDQGLSVQGGGIGMVGLAPGSVHVATGSPAANQLSGDKMAKSNGDTSSVSPVPYVFNGGMRGRKSGGAVEKVIERRQRRMIKNRESAARSRARKQAYTMELEAEVAKLKEENQELQKKQAEIMEIQKNQVKEMMNLQREVKRRRLRRTQTGPW from the exons ATGAATTTCAAGAGCTTCGGGAATGAAGCCGGCGGCGACGGAGGAGGGAGGCCGCCGGGGAACTTCTCCCTGACGCGGCAGTCGTCGGTGTACTCGCTAACGTTCGACGAGTTCATGAACACCATGGGAGGTTCGGGGAAGGACTTTGGGTCCATGAACATGGACGAGTTGCTGAAGAACATTTGGACGGCGGAGGAGGTTCAGACAATGGCTTCGGCGGGCGTCGCCGCCGACGACGGAGGCGCCGGCATCAGCCATTTGCAACGGCAGGGGTCGCTGACGCTGCCCCGGACTCTGAGCCAGAAGACAGTGGATGAGGTTTGGAAGGACATTTCGAAAGATTACGGTGGTCACGGCGAGCCCAATCTTGCACAGACGCCGAGACAGCCCACTCTGAGAGAGATGACTTTGGAGGAGTTTCTGGTCAGAGCTGGTGTTGTTAGAGAAGATGCGAAGCCAAACGATGGCGTTTTCATGGATCTGGCTCGTGCAGGGAATAACAACGGTTTGGGGTTTGAGTTCCAGCAGATGAACAAGGTTGCTGCTGCTACCGGTTTGATGGGTAACCGGTTGAACAATGATCCACTGGTGGGTCTTCAGTCTTCTGCCAACTTGCCTTTGAATGTTAATGGGGTGAGATCATCCAGTCAGCAGCCACAGATGCAGAGTCCACAGTCTCAGCAACAGCATCATCAGCAGCAGATATTTCCTAAGCAGAGTGCTATGTCTTATGCAGTTGCTCAGATGCCCCAGGGAATGGTGAGGGGTGGGATTGTGGGACTCGGTGGTGATCAGGGTTTGAGCGTGCAAGGTGGAGGGATTGGTATGGTTGGTTTGGCACCCGGGTCAGTTCATGTTGCTACTGGGTCTCCTGCTGCTAACCAATTATCCGGTGATAAGATGGCCAAGAGCAACGGTGATACCTCGTCTGTGTCACCGGTTCCTTATGTATTTAACGGAGGTATGCGAGGGAGGAAGAGTGGAGGAGCTGTGGAGAAGGTGATTGAGAGGAGACAGAGAAGGATGATAAAGAACAGAGAGTCAGCTGCCAGGTCACGGGCACGCAAGCAG GCTTATACCATGGAATTGGAAGCAGAAGTTGCAAAGTTAAAAGAGGAGAACCAGGAACTTCAGAAAAAACAG GCTGAAATTATGGAAATTCAGAAAAATCAA GTTAAGGAAATGATGAATTTGCAACGAGAAGTCAAGAGAAGACGCCTCAGACGAACACAAACTGGTCCGTGGTAG